The genomic interval TTGATCCCGGTGGTGGGCTTCTACCTGCTGCGTGACTGGGACCTGATGATGGCCAAGCTGCGCAGCCTGCTGCCGCGCCACCGCGAACCGCAGATCGTGGAGTTGGCGGGGGAGTGCCATGAGGTACTGGGCGCGTTCGTCCGCGGCCAACTGATGGTCATGCTCGCACTGGGCGTCATCTATTCTGCAGGGCTTATGCTGGTGGGGCTCGAGCTCGGCTTGCTGATCGGCATGCTGGCGGGGTTGGCAGCGATCGTGCCGTACATGGGCTTTATCATTGGTATCGGCGCGGCGCTGGTGGCCGGCTTGTTCCAGTTTGGCGGTGACTTGTATCCGATGCTGGGCATCGTTGCGGTGTTCATGGTCGGCCAGGCGCTTGAGGGCATGGTGCTGACGCCCTTGCTGGTGGGCGACCGCATCGGCCTGCACCCGGTGGCGGTGATCTTCGCCATTCTTGCCGGTGGTGAGCTGTTCGGTTTCACCGGGGTGCTGCTGGCGCTGCCGGTGGCGGCGGTGATCATGGTGCTGCTGCGGCATGCGCACGATTTGTACAAAGAGTCGGACATGTATGGCGCAGATGTCGATCCAGAATTGTGAGGTGGGGCCGAAAGGCCCCCATAAAGAGCTGCAACTTGTTGATTTTGTTTGCGCTCTTCTGCTCACTGATTGTGCCGCCCGCGCTCCGGGTATAGACTTTGCACACTGTTCACCAAAGGCCCCCCGTGGTCCTAGCGACCGCCCGCGAGCATGAAACCACCGATCCAGTTGCCCCTGGGTGTGCGCCTGCGCGATGACGCCACCTTCATCAACTACTATCCGGGCGCCAATGCT from Pseudomonas kermanshahensis carries:
- a CDS encoding AI-2E family transporter, translating into MVTDMRRWIWLGAALLIAVLLYSLHHILTPFLIGILLAYLADPLVDRLERLGLSRTWGVVVVFSLFTLILMALLLVLVPMLAKQLVRLYELAPQMLDWLQHVALPWVQHRLGLADGFWKFDKIKAAIGEHMGQTTDIVGVVLSQATASSLALIAWLANLVLIPVVGFYLLRDWDLMMAKLRSLLPRHREPQIVELAGECHEVLGAFVRGQLMVMLALGVIYSAGLMLVGLELGLLIGMLAGLAAIVPYMGFIIGIGAALVAGLFQFGGDLYPMLGIVAVFMVGQALEGMVLTPLLVGDRIGLHPVAVIFAILAGGELFGFTGVLLALPVAAVIMVLLRHAHDLYKESDMYGADVDPEL